In bacterium, the following proteins share a genomic window:
- the rplT gene encoding 50S ribosomal protein L20, with amino-acid sequence MPRVKTNVASQARKKKTLKKAKGYYGTRSKCYRIAKEAVMRAGAFAYQHRKAKKRNMRSLWILRINAAVHQYGLSYSIFMNKLKKAGLNLNRKILSNLAINDNLAFKQLVEAVK; translated from the coding sequence ATGCCAAGAGTTAAGACAAATGTGGCTAGTCAAGCAAGAAAAAAGAAAACTCTAAAGAAAGCTAAAGGGTATTACGGAACAAGAAGTAAATGTTACCGAATAGCCAAAGAAGCGGTAATGAGAGCGGGAGCTTTTGCTTATCAGCATCGAAAGGCTAAAAAAAGAAATATGAGAAGCTTGTGGATCTTAAGAATTAATGCAGCTGTTCATCAATACGGACTTTCTTATAGTATATTTATGAATAAGTTAAAGAAGGCTGGCCTTAATTTAAATAGAAAAATATTATCTAATTTAGCGATTAATGATAATTTAGCTTTTAAACAATTAGTAGAAGCAGTAAAATAA
- the infC gene encoding translation initiation factor IF-3, whose protein sequence is MLKEVRVNKKIKAVTVRLISNKGSQVGIVSIEEALRQAEEEGLDLVEIAPQANPVVCKLIDLSKYIYEQKKKARENKKHQKIIHVKEIIMRSTISEHDYQFKFRNLQKFLKAGDKAKVSIRFKGREIGHPELGRRVLEKIIEESVDFATVEQSPVMTGKSMSIVLIPKK, encoded by the coding sequence ATCTTAAAAGAAGTTCGGGTTAATAAAAAGATTAAAGCAGTTACAGTAAGGTTAATCTCTAATAAAGGGTCCCAAGTGGGGATTGTTTCTATTGAAGAAGCTTTAAGACAAGCTGAAGAGGAAGGCTTAGATTTAGTAGAAATTGCTCCGCAGGCAAATCCGGTAGTTTGTAAATTAATAGATCTTAGTAAATATATCTATGAGCAGAAAAAGAAAGCTCGGGAGAATAAAAAACACCAAAAAATTATTCATGTAAAAGAGATTATTATGAGATCTACGATTAGTGAACATGACTATCAATTTAAATTTAGAAATTTACAAAAATTTTTAAAGGCTGGCGATAAAGCTAAAGTTAGTATCAGGTTTAAAGGAAGAGAAATTGGACATCCAGAACTTGGAAGAAGAGTATTAGAAAAGATAATTGAAGAATCTGTTGACTTTGCCACAGTAGAGCAATCACCAGTGATGACTGGTAAAAGTATGAGTATTGTTTTAATACCAAAAAAGTAA
- the fabF gene encoding beta-ketoacyl-ACP synthase II, translating into MQKRVVITGRGIISPLGHNLETIWESLIKGKSGVNKITSFDTSGYSSRIAATIDNFDPTLFMDKKDIKRTARFAQLAIAASVKAIQEARLDLEKEDLDQIGVYIGSGIGGLDVIEEEHRILLEKGPKRVTPFFIPMLIINIASSWVSIIYGFKGPNSAVVTACASGSHAIGDAASIIRRGDAEVMIAGGTEAAITPLSFAGFCTARALSTRDVSPEKASCPFDLKRDGFVMGEGAGIVVLESLEHALKRNASIYGEIIGYGLTGDAYHITSPSPDGKGAVRAMEMALRNANVSPKEVDYINAHGTSTKLNDQGETLAIKEVFKEHAYHIPINSTKSMIGHLLGAAGSVEFIVSLMCMEKKMVHPTINYEDPDPECDLDYVPNKPREVEIKIFLSNSFGFGGHNVCLVGKKYEDEG; encoded by the coding sequence GTGCAAAAAAGAGTAGTAATTACAGGAAGAGGAATTATTTCTCCTCTTGGGCACAATTTAGAAACTATCTGGGAATCTTTAATTAAGGGAAAAAGTGGGGTAAATAAGATTACTTCTTTTGATACGAGTGGTTATTCTTCTCGTATAGCCGCTACTATAGATAACTTTGATCCTACTCTTTTTATGGATAAAAAAGATATTAAAAGAACAGCTCGTTTTGCTCAATTAGCTATAGCAGCTAGTGTTAAGGCTATTCAAGAGGCCAGATTAGATTTAGAGAAAGAAGACCTTGATCAAATTGGAGTTTATATAGGATCGGGGATTGGGGGCTTAGATGTCATAGAAGAAGAACATAGGATTTTATTAGAGAAAGGGCCCAAGAGAGTAACTCCATTTTTTATTCCGATGTTGATTATTAATATAGCTTCTAGTTGGGTTTCCATTATTTATGGATTCAAAGGCCCGAATTCTGCGGTCGTTACCGCTTGTGCTTCTGGATCTCATGCCATTGGAGATGCGGCTAGTATCATTAGACGAGGGGATGCCGAAGTAATGATTGCTGGAGGAACTGAGGCAGCCATTACTCCGTTGAGTTTTGCTGGATTTTGCACCGCCAGAGCGCTTTCCACTCGAGATGTTTCTCCAGAAAAAGCTAGCTGCCCTTTTGATTTAAAAAGAGATGGATTTGTGATGGGTGAAGGAGCAGGTATTGTAGTTCTGGAATCTTTAGAACATGCTCTAAAGAGAAACGCTTCTATTTACGGAGAAATAATTGGTTACGGGTTAACTGGCGATGCATATCATATTACCTCTCCTTCACCTGATGGAAAAGGAGCTGTTAGAGCTATGGAGATGGCTTTAAGAAATGCCAATGTTAGTCCAAAAGAAGTAGATTATATAAATGCCCATGGTACTTCTACTAAGTTAAATGATCAAGGTGAAACATTAGCCATTAAAGAGGTTTTTAAAGAGCATGCTTATCACATTCCTATAAATTCAACTAAATCGATGATTGGACATTTATTAGGTGCAGCTGGAAGTGTAGAATTTATAGTGAGTTTAATGTGCATGGAAAAAAAGATGGTTCATCCAACTATAAATTATGAAGATCCTGATCCGGAATGCGATTTAGATTATGTGCCTAATAAACCACGAGAGGTAGAAATAAAAATATTTCTTTCTAATTCTTTTGGATTTGGTGGGCATAATGTCTGCTTAGTTGGAAAAAAATATGAAGATGAGGGTTAG
- a CDS encoding TrkH family potassium uptake protein, whose protein sequence is MRESFIDYQLFKKELTPAQILVLSFFVLITIGTILLKLPWAVHGSSLPFIDCLFTATSASCVSGLSVCDIGTRFTYFGQLVILLLMQLGGLGIMTFSSLFVVLLHQRFTFKNRMLVKESLNTLEVESIKDLLKNLFIFTFLVEFLGTLVLYFYWSRSEVKFNPLFCSVFHSISAFCNAGFSLFTDNLMSYQESWLINLTITSLIIIGGLGFFTISNLKDFYKGKEDKKIKIISLQAKIVISFTIFLIFFSTLVIFILESNHAFLDFSLIDKLKAAYFHAIVPRTAGFNTVNVATFTSASLFFMIILMFIGGGSGSTAGGIKVNTLGVVYGIIKSIFKGRDEIELFYRTIPRNIGYKAILILILSILVVIIGTISLLILESGRGDDFSFLNILFEVVSAFGTVGLSVGITSKLSFLSKVVTIFLMFIGRLGPLTLALAIKEERLKAEYHYPEERVSVG, encoded by the coding sequence GTGAGGGAAAGTTTTATCGATTATCAATTATTTAAAAAAGAGTTAACCCCAGCTCAAATATTAGTTTTGAGCTTTTTTGTTTTAATTACCATAGGTACAATTTTATTAAAATTACCCTGGGCAGTGCACGGTTCTTCTTTGCCTTTCATAGATTGTTTATTTACCGCTACTTCTGCTTCTTGTGTTTCGGGGCTTAGTGTTTGTGACATAGGAACTAGATTTACTTATTTTGGCCAGTTAGTGATCTTGTTGCTAATGCAATTAGGTGGATTAGGAATAATGACCTTCTCTTCTTTATTTGTTGTTCTTTTGCACCAGAGGTTTACTTTTAAAAATCGCATGTTAGTTAAAGAATCTCTAAACACACTTGAAGTAGAAAGCATAAAGGATCTTTTAAAAAATTTATTTATTTTTACCTTTTTAGTTGAATTTTTAGGTACTTTAGTCTTATATTTTTACTGGAGTAGAAGTGAAGTAAAGTTTAATCCTTTATTTTGTTCTGTCTTCCATTCTATTTCTGCCTTTTGTAATGCGGGGTTTTCATTATTTACTGACAATTTAATGAGCTATCAAGAAAGTTGGCTTATTAATTTAACCATTACTTCTTTAATTATTATAGGAGGTCTTGGGTTTTTTACCATAAGTAATCTAAAAGATTTTTATAAAGGCAAAGAAGATAAAAAGATTAAGATAATTTCTTTGCAAGCAAAAATAGTAATTTCTTTTACCATCTTTTTAATATTTTTTTCTACCCTGGTAATCTTTATTTTAGAGAGTAATCATGCATTTTTAGATTTTTCTCTGATTGATAAATTAAAAGCAGCTTACTTTCATGCTATTGTGCCGAGAACAGCAGGTTTTAATACGGTAAATGTAGCTACCTTTACTTCAGCCAGCTTATTTTTTATGATTATCTTAATGTTTATAGGGGGGGGATCAGGTTCTACGGCAGGGGGGATAAAGGTTAATACATTAGGAGTGGTTTATGGAATAATTAAATCTATCTTTAAAGGAAGAGATGAGATAGAATTATTTTATCGAACCATACCAAGAAATATTGGCTATAAAGCTATCTTAATCTTAATATTGTCTATTTTGGTGGTCATTATAGGCACCATTTCTTTATTAATTTTAGAAAGTGGAAGAGGAGATGATTTTTCTTTTCTTAATATCTTGTTTGAAGTCGTTTCAGCTTTTGGAACTGTTGGTCTTTCAGTAGGAATTACTTCCAAGTTATCTTTCTTAAGTAAGGTAGTAACGATCTTCCTTATGTTTATAGGACGTCTGGGACCTTTAACTTTAGCTTTAGCGATCAAGGAAGAAAGGCTTAAAGCTGAATATCATTATCCAGAAGAAAGAGTTAGTGTGGGATAA
- the fabD gene encoding ACP S-malonyltransferase has translation MKKIAFVFPGQGSQYVGMGKDIYEGYKIVKETFDNAQKILGYNLSYLCFNGPKGKLNETIYTQIAVLVTSMAFLKVIKQERRELVPEVVAGHSLGEYTALFAAEVLNEQEVIEIVNCRARYMQQEAKKYIGGMAAILGMKREEVREICEEVKANCFKKREIIQVANLNCPLQVVISGTTEALNLAIDLAKERGSKRIVSLSVSGPFHSLAMKKVADNLSYLLKVIEFKTFKMPIVANFTGEYVQDLELMRRCLIEQVKSSVLWEDSIRNMIKRGINTFVEIGPGKILRDLINRIDNSVEIINVNNLTSLQKFIES, from the coding sequence ATGAAAAAGATAGCTTTTGTGTTTCCCGGTCAAGGTTCTCAATATGTAGGAATGGGCAAAGATATTTACGAGGGCTATAAAATAGTTAAAGAAACCTTTGATAATGCCCAAAAGATATTAGGTTATAATCTTTCTTATCTATGCTTTAATGGACCTAAAGGAAAGTTAAATGAGACTATTTATACCCAAATAGCTGTATTAGTGACTAGTATGGCTTTTTTAAAAGTTATAAAGCAAGAAAGAAGAGAGCTAGTTCCAGAAGTAGTAGCCGGTCATAGCTTAGGAGAATATACAGCCTTATTTGCGGCAGAAGTCTTAAACGAGCAAGAGGTGATAGAGATAGTAAATTGTCGAGCGAGATATATGCAACAAGAGGCCAAAAAATATATAGGAGGTATGGCCGCTATCTTAGGAATGAAGAGGGAAGAAGTAAGAGAGATCTGCGAAGAAGTAAAAGCTAATTGTTTTAAAAAGAGAGAGATTATCCAGGTAGCTAATTTAAACTGCCCCTTACAGGTAGTGATTTCAGGAACGACCGAAGCTCTTAATTTAGCTATAGATTTAGCCAAAGAAAGAGGATCCAAGAGAATAGTTTCTTTATCAGTAAGTGGTCCCTTTCATTCTTTAGCTATGAAGAAAGTAGCTGATAATTTAAGTTATCTTTTAAAAGTTATAGAATTTAAAACTTTTAAAATGCCTATCGTCGCTAATTTTACAGGTGAATATGTCCAAGATTTGGAATTAATGAGGAGATGTTTAATAGAACAAGTTAAAAGTTCTGTTCTTTGGGAAGATAGCATCAGAAATATGATAAAAAGAGGAATAAATACTTTTGTAGAGATTGGTCCAGGTAAAATCCTTAGAGATTTGATTAATAGGATAGACAATTCTGTAGAAATAATAAATGTTAATAATTTAACTAGTTTACAAAAGTTTATAGAGAGTTAA
- a CDS encoding TrkA family potassium uptake protein: MKRQFAVIGLGQFGMSVAKTLATEGGDIIAIDISEEKVKEASEFVSHAVAIDATDEKALRMIGISEVDVAIISVGQDIQASILIVLVLREMGIKMIVAKAVNELHGKALEKIGVFKTIYPEIDMGVRVARSLISSKVLEQIEVSSKHSIVEVLAPLNFTGKTLKEIDARRKYGINIIAIKRQYLNVNDEGSILHKDTFDIAPDADDSIAKDDILLVFGSNEGIIKLRSLK; encoded by the coding sequence ATGAAAAGACAGTTTGCAGTAATAGGTTTAGGGCAATTTGGAATGAGTGTCGCCAAGACTTTAGCTACCGAAGGTGGGGATATCATTGCTATTGATATTTCAGAGGAAAAAGTAAAAGAAGCAAGTGAATTTGTTTCTCATGCGGTGGCGATAGATGCTACCGATGAAAAAGCTTTACGGATGATAGGAATTTCTGAGGTAGATGTAGCCATAATAAGCGTAGGTCAGGATATTCAAGCGAGTATTCTGATTGTTTTAGTTCTAAGAGAAATGGGAATAAAGATGATTGTTGCTAAAGCGGTAAATGAACTTCATGGAAAAGCCTTAGAGAAGATTGGTGTTTTTAAAACTATTTACCCAGAAATAGATATGGGGGTAAGGGTAGCGCGTAGTTTAATCTCTAGTAAAGTCTTAGAGCAAATAGAAGTTTCTTCTAAGCATAGCATCGTGGAAGTTTTAGCTCCTCTGAATTTTACAGGAAAGACATTAAAAGAGATTGATGCCCGACGTAAATATGGAATAAATATTATTGCTATTAAAAGACAATATCTGAATGTTAATGACGAGGGAAGTATTCTTCATAAAGATACCTTTGATATTGCTCCAGATGCAGATGATAGTATAGCTAAAGATGATATCTTATTAGTTTTTGGTAGCAATGAGGGTATAATTAAATTAAGAAGTTTAAAATAG
- the plsX gene encoding phosphate acyltransferase PlsX, with the protein MKVIVDAMGGDKGPSVVVKGVVDTFLEKRSKIKEVLLVGREEVLLSELNKYQEYNLPIQVVNASEVITMEESPALAVRSKKDSSMVVAMNLLREKKADALISPGNTGAVMTSALFILGRIKGVSRPGITTLIPTNKGMSVLLDVGANVDCKPKHLAQFALMGHVYAKYILGIKDPSVGLLSIGEEEGKGNILTNDTYRLLKKSSINFIGNVEGRDIINGQVDVIVCDGFVGNTILKFAESLIEMIMEFLKREISKSLGQKLGAFLLKPAFKNLKKRLDHQEYGGAPLLGIKGNCLICHGSSTSKSIQSALKMASILIEQKVDIHIEEIIKEHSGVFN; encoded by the coding sequence ATGAAGGTCATTGTTGATGCCATGGGGGGAGACAAGGGTCCTTCCGTAGTAGTTAAAGGTGTTGTTGATACTTTTTTAGAAAAAAGAAGTAAAATTAAAGAAGTTTTATTAGTAGGCAGAGAAGAAGTACTTTTATCAGAGTTAAATAAGTATCAAGAATATAATCTACCGATCCAAGTTGTTAACGCTTCAGAGGTGATTACCATGGAAGAGTCACCTGCTTTAGCGGTTCGCAGTAAAAAAGATTCTTCTATGGTGGTAGCCATGAACTTATTAAGAGAAAAAAAAGCAGATGCTTTAATTTCTCCTGGCAACACGGGAGCAGTTATGACTTCTGCTTTGTTTATTTTAGGGCGAATTAAGGGGGTAAGTCGTCCCGGTATCACTACTTTAATTCCTACCAATAAAGGGATGTCTGTTCTTCTTGATGTAGGAGCTAATGTAGATTGCAAACCTAAACACCTCGCTCAGTTTGCTCTGATGGGACATGTATATGCTAAGTATATCTTGGGGATTAAAGATCCAAGTGTAGGGCTATTAAGCATAGGAGAAGAAGAAGGCAAGGGAAATATACTTACTAATGATACTTACCGCTTACTAAAGAAGAGTTCTATTAACTTTATTGGTAATGTTGAAGGTCGAGACATTATCAACGGTCAAGTTGATGTCATAGTATGTGATGGTTTTGTAGGCAATACCATCTTGAAGTTTGCTGAAAGTTTAATAGAAATGATCATGGAATTTTTAAAAAGAGAGATCTCTAAAAGTCTTGGGCAGAAATTAGGAGCTTTCCTTTTGAAACCTGCTTTCAAAAATTTAAAGAAAAGATTAGATCATCAAGAGTATGGAGGGGCCCCACTATTAGGCATAAAAGGAAATTGTTTAATTTGTCATGGCAGTTCTACTTCTAAATCTATCCAAAGTGCTTTAAAGATGGCTTCAATCCTTATTGAACAGAAGGTAGATATTCATATTGAGGAAATCATCAAAGAACATAGCGGGGTATTTAATTGA
- a CDS encoding acyl carrier protein has translation MNDLGARIKEIIAEQLGVNKEEVVESASFVDDLGADSLDTVELVMAFEEEFNVEISDEQAEKITTVGEAIKHISEQTN, from the coding sequence ATGAATGATCTAGGAGCAAGAATAAAGGAGATTATCGCAGAACAGTTAGGAGTAAACAAGGAAGAGGTAGTAGAAAGTGCTTCTTTTGTAGATGACTTAGGAGCTGATTCTTTGGATACAGTGGAGTTAGTGATGGCCTTTGAAGAAGAATTTAACGTGGAAATATCTGATGAACAAGCTGAAAAGATTACTACCGTAGGTGAGGCTATTAAGCACATAAGTGAGCAGACAAATTAA
- the rnc gene encoding ribonuclease III, which produces MIIEERKKELEKLEEKIEYSFKNKDYLDLALVHSSFAYEKNSYSQNERLEFLGDVVLNLIISEYIYHLYPKKVEGDLAKIRSSLVNKNVLAKVAKRLFIGKHLLLGKGEESTGGRNRNSILGNTLEAIIGAIYLDGGFKEAQRFVILQIKGDIELLEKDDKYNLDSKTTLQEITQEKFKVLPEYKVVSIKGPDHKKMYEVDVLIDNKIFGFGVGRSKKEAEQKAALMAIKKFEKGIN; this is translated from the coding sequence ATGATTATCGAAGAGAGAAAAAAAGAATTAGAGAAGTTAGAAGAAAAAATTGAGTATAGTTTCAAAAATAAAGATTATTTAGATTTAGCTTTGGTTCATAGTTCTTTTGCTTACGAGAAAAATAGCTACTCTCAAAATGAGAGGTTGGAATTTTTAGGAGATGTAGTTTTAAACTTAATTATAAGTGAATATATTTATCATCTTTATCCAAAGAAGGTGGAAGGTGATTTAGCTAAGATTCGTTCTTCTTTAGTTAATAAGAATGTTTTAGCTAAGGTTGCTAAAAGATTGTTTATTGGAAAGCATTTATTATTAGGAAAAGGAGAAGAATCGACGGGAGGAAGAAATAGAAACTCAATCTTAGGTAATACCTTAGAAGCAATTATTGGAGCAATTTATTTAGATGGAGGGTTTAAAGAGGCACAAAGATTTGTTATTCTTCAAATAAAAGGGGATATTGAATTACTCGAAAAAGATGATAAGTATAATTTAGATAGCAAAACCACCCTTCAGGAAATTACTCAAGAGAAGTTTAAAGTATTACCAGAATACAAAGTAGTAAGCATTAAAGGACCTGATCATAAAAAAATGTACGAGGTGGATGTTTTAATTGATAATAAAATTTTTGGATTTGGGGTTGGTCGAAGTAAGAAAGAAGCGGAACAAAAAGCAGCTTTGATGGCTATCAAAAAATTTGAAAAAGGAATTAATTAA
- a CDS encoding ketoacyl-ACP synthase III codes for MKSVGIIGIGTYLPEKIITNHDLEKLVDTSDEWITTRTGIKERRFADKEMAASDLGTIAASRAILDAHIKKEEIDLLIVAAMVPDMLFPSTACLVQGKLGLRKDIIAFDLSAACSGFIYALEVGRQFVLSGNCKTVLIIASEVISKIIDWEDRNTCVLFGDGAGAVILKEVTSGSGIISSYFGCDGELANLLEMPAGGSRFPASNETIRERFHYLKMKGNELFKIAVKMMFHSVKEALKRAEISHKDVDLLIPHQANIRIIDAVAKMLKFPKEKVFINLDKYGNTSAASLIIALKEAREEGRLNEGDTLVTTAFGAGLTWGANVIKWGGLNNRPK; via the coding sequence TTGAAGTCGGTGGGTATTATTGGCATAGGGACTTATCTTCCAGAGAAGATTATTACTAACCATGATTTAGAAAAGTTAGTTGATACTTCTGATGAGTGGATTACAACTCGAACAGGTATTAAAGAAAGAAGATTTGCTGATAAGGAAATGGCAGCTTCTGACTTAGGAACTATAGCCGCTTCAAGGGCTATCTTAGATGCTCATATTAAGAAAGAAGAGATTGATCTTTTAATAGTAGCAGCTATGGTGCCTGATATGCTTTTTCCTTCCACGGCTTGTCTTGTTCAAGGTAAATTAGGGTTGAGAAAAGATATCATAGCTTTTGATCTTTCTGCGGCTTGTTCTGGTTTTATTTATGCCTTAGAAGTAGGAAGGCAGTTTGTCTTAAGTGGCAACTGTAAGACGGTATTAATTATAGCTTCTGAAGTTATTTCTAAAATTATTGATTGGGAAGACCGAAATACTTGTGTCTTGTTTGGAGATGGAGCAGGAGCAGTAATTTTAAAGGAAGTTACTTCTGGATCTGGGATCATAAGTTCTTATTTTGGATGTGATGGAGAGCTGGCTAATTTGTTAGAAATGCCGGCCGGAGGGAGTAGATTTCCAGCAAGCAATGAGACAATAAGAGAACGGTTTCATTACCTAAAGATGAAAGGCAATGAGTTATTTAAGATAGCCGTGAAGATGATGTTTCATTCAGTCAAAGAAGCGTTAAAGAGAGCTGAAATAAGTCATAAAGATGTAGATTTATTAATTCCTCATCAAGCTAACATTAGAATTATTGATGCCGTGGCCAAGATGTTAAAATTTCCTAAAGAGAAAGTCTTTATTAATTTAGATAAATATGGAAATACTTCAGCAGCTTCTTTGATTATTGCCCTTAAAGAAGCTAGGGAAGAAGGGAGATTAAACGAAGGCGATACTTTAGTTACTACAGCTTTTGGCGCCGGTTTAACTTGGGGGGCAAATGTAATTAAATGGGGTGGCTTAAATAATAGACCCAAATAA
- the rpmI gene encoding 50S ribosomal protein L35, with translation MLKLKTKKGVAKRFKLTANGKVKRKMAFKSHLLTKKSSNRKRRLGKMEVVSSSEVKKIKKMLPYA, from the coding sequence GTGTTAAAGCTAAAGACTAAAAAAGGAGTAGCTAAGAGATTTAAATTAACAGCTAATGGTAAAGTTAAAAGGAAGATGGCTTTTAAAAGCCATCTCTTGACTAAGAAGTCATCTAATCGAAAGAGAAGGTTAGGAAAGATGGAAGTAGTTAGTTCTTCTGAGGTAAAAAAGATCAAGAAAATGCTTCCTTATGCTTAG
- the fabG gene encoding 3-oxoacyl-[acyl-carrier-protein] reductase, with translation MGQLEGQVAIVTGGGRGIGKAISKRLAQEGAQVVVCDIDKKLAEEVAGEIKDQFKKETLALEVNVADITSVEEMASQTLSRFENTHILINNAGINRDTLLIRMSDEDWHKVIEVNLTGVFNCTKVVAKKMIKQRYGKMVNISSVIGIMGNAGQVNYAASKAGIIGLTKSIAKELASRNITVNAIAPGFIETEMTKVLSPEIKEELLKRIPLNRFGKPSDVAELALFLSTSASEYITGQVIVIDGGMIM, from the coding sequence GTGGGACAATTAGAAGGTCAGGTAGCTATAGTTACGGGCGGAGGAAGAGGCATTGGCAAAGCGATTAGTAAAAGATTAGCCCAAGAAGGTGCTCAGGTGGTAGTTTGCGATATAGATAAAAAGTTAGCTGAAGAAGTAGCTGGGGAGATTAAAGACCAATTTAAGAAAGAAACCTTGGCTTTAGAAGTTAATGTAGCTGATATAACTTCCGTGGAGGAGATGGCAAGTCAGACTCTTTCCAGATTTGAAAATACGCATATCTTAATCAATAATGCTGGTATTAATAGAGATACTCTATTAATTAGGATGAGTGATGAAGATTGGCATAAGGTGATTGAAGTAAATTTAACGGGAGTGTTTAATTGCACTAAAGTGGTGGCTAAAAAGATGATTAAACAAAGATATGGTAAAATGGTAAATATTTCTTCGGTCATAGGAATAATGGGTAATGCTGGTCAAGTTAATTATGCGGCATCTAAGGCAGGTATTATTGGTCTCACCAAGTCAATAGCTAAGGAACTTGCTTCTCGGAATATAACGGTAAATGCCATTGCTCCTGGTTTTATTGAAACAGAGATGACTAAAGTTTTGTCCCCAGAAATAAAGGAAGAATTATTAAAACGAATTCCGTTAAATCGATTTGGAAAACCTTCGGATGTAGCTGAATTAGCCTTATTTCTTTCTACATCTGCTTCGGAATATATCACCGGTCAAGTAATAGTAATTGATGGAGGAATGATTATGTAG
- the rpmF gene encoding 50S ribosomal protein L32, translating into MPNPKRRHSKSRRDKRRTHWKLKPPTLATCQNCQEVKLAHHLCLNCGYYHKKEIIKVAV; encoded by the coding sequence ATGCCAAATCCAAAAAGAAGACATTCTAAGTCTAGAAGAGATAAAAGAAGAACTCATTGGAAGTTAAAACCACCTACTTTAGCTACCTGTCAAAATTGCCAAGAGGTTAAATTAGCTCATCATCTTTGTTTGAACTGTGGATATTATCATAAAAAAGAGATTATCAAGGTTGCTGTTTAA
- a CDS encoding DUF177 domain-containing protein, giving the protein MDLRKISIEEIKKKPFFPKRISREINSEVLKIDPLKIIGSIKVSLILKGLKGRDDIINLSGKIKVTATLECTRCLKYFNYPLNIMVSNNFVEEGEIAEGCVELKRDNLTNLYFRGEYLDLLENIREEILLNIPDYPMCQEDCLGLCSICGMDLNDKACHCKDKKEGPFRMLKKLINQEEN; this is encoded by the coding sequence ATGGATCTCAGAAAGATTAGTATTGAGGAGATTAAGAAGAAACCTTTTTTTCCAAAAAGAATAAGTAGAGAGATTAATTCTGAAGTATTAAAGATAGATCCTTTAAAAATTATTGGTAGTATTAAAGTAAGCTTGATCTTAAAAGGCTTAAAGGGCAGAGATGATATTATAAATTTATCTGGAAAGATTAAGGTTACGGCCACGTTAGAATGCACTCGTTGTTTAAAGTATTTTAACTATCCTTTAAATATCATGGTTAGTAATAATTTTGTGGAAGAAGGGGAGATAGCTGAAGGGTGTGTAGAGCTAAAGAGAGATAATCTGACTAACTTGTATTTTCGAGGAGAGTATCTAGATTTATTAGAAAACATTCGAGAAGAAATTTTATTAAATATTCCAGATTATCCAATGTGCCAAGAAGACTGTTTAGGGCTTTGTTCTATTTGTGGGATGGATTTAAATGATAAGGCTTGTCATTGTAAAGATAAAAAAGAAGGTCCGTTTAGGATGTTAAAAAAATTAATTAATCAAGAGGAGAACTAA